Part of the Acidobacteriota bacterium genome, GACATCCTTGATGTGCGCCTGCTCAAAAAAGCGCACGCCCGACCGCACGTCATACGGGATACCGCGCCGCGTCAGTTCCAACTGCAATTCCAGCGAATGAAAGTGCGAACGATAGAGCACCGCCATTTCATCCAGCGGCACGCCTTCGTCGCGCAATTCCAGGATGCGCGCCGCGACGAAAGCCGCCTGCTGTTCGGCATCGCGCGCCGCCACCAGTGCGGGCGTGAAGCCACGGCTGGGCCGCACGGCCTGCAAGTTTTTCGGGAACTGCTTGCGGTTCTGCCCGACCGAGGCATTCGCCAGCATCAATATCTCCGGCGATGAACGGTAGTTGGTTTCGAGCTTGAACACCTGCGCGTCGGGGTAGCGGTCTTTGAACTCGAAGATGTTGGCGAAGTTGGCCCCGCGCCAGCCGAAGATGCTTTGCGCGTCATCGCCGACGACCATCAGGTTGCGGTGTTTGGCGGCCAGCAAATCTACGATCTCGGCTTGCAGCTTGTTCGTGTCCTGATATTCGTCCACGAGGACGTATTCGAACTGCTCTTGATAAATCGCGGCGATGTCGGGTTTCTCGACCAGCAGCCGCTTCCAATTGACCAGCAGGTCGTCGTAATCCATCGCATTCCGTTCGAGCTTGCGCGCCTGATACAAGCGGTCTACGCGGACGATCTGCATGGTTAACGGCTCGAATTGGGGATACTTGGCGGCGATGAGTTGTTCGAGCGGCGTGTCGGTGTTGGTGGCGTAGCTAAACAAGCCGCTGAGCACTTCGCCTTTGGGAAAGCGGCGCGCGCGCGTATCAATCGCGGCCTCTTCGATGCAGGTCTCGACCATGTCTTTGGCGTCTTCGGCATCCAGGATCGAGAAATTGCTTTCGTAGCCCAGGCTGGCCGCGTGCCGCCGCAAGATGCGATTGCCCAGCGAATGAAACGTCCCGCCCCAGACGCGCCGCGTTTCAGCGTGCAACAGCGTTTCGACGCGGCCCAGCATCTCGCGCGCCGCGCGGTTGGTGAACGTCACGAGCAGGATGCGCCCGGGTGCCACGCCCGCTTCGATCAGGCGCGCCACGCGGTAGGTTGCCGTGCGCGTCTTGCCCGACCCCGCGCCCGCGATGACCAACAGCGGCCCTTTGCCCGCCATCACGACGGCGCGCTGCTCTGCGTTGAGCACGTCGCGGTAGTTGATGACCGAAGGCTTGGCCTGCTCGGATTTGATGATGAATTTGCGCATGGGTGAAACGATTAGTACCGCGACCGGTAGGGAGCGTGCGCTGAAGGCTGCGCTCCCTACCGGTCGCGGTACTGATTCAAACTTCTCTCAGTTTGATAATCGCCGAATGTTGGATGTGTGCGATGGCGCGCTCAGCCTCGCCAAACAGGCCCAAATCAAGCACGACAATCTCGTGGCCGCGTTTCTCAAACGCTTCCTGCACACGCCCGCGCAGGCTCAACCGCTCGCCGTTCCGGGCCTGCGCGTAATGCCGCACCGTGCTGGCCGTGTGAATCCACGGGCCGAGCGCAACGTTGCGCATCAGGATTTCGTTGGCCTGCGCGGGCCAGAACGCCGGATGGCAAACGGCTTCAGTGCCGCGATAGAGTGGCAACGTCTCGCACATGTTTTCCAGAAACGCCGTGTCGGCCAAATCCAGCGTGAATTCCAACGAACCAAGTTCAGTGCCCGCGCACACCGACGCAAGCGTGGCGGCGCGGCGTTCACGCGGCAGGAGCGACAAGGGATAGTCGCGTGCATCAAGCGGCGGCAATTCATTCGGCAAGTTCGCCACGCCCACGGCGCACAAGACGCCCGCAGCGTTGCGCAATTCCAGTTGCAATTCGAGCGGTTCAAGCTGCGCCACCGTTGCGCGCACTGTAGTCGTTTCGCCGTCATAAATCGGCTGAATAAATTTCGCTGTCATTGTGCCGCGTATCAGCCAGTCACTGCCTAGCGCCTCAACCACAGGCCGCGTCAGGTAAGCGTAATTCGCCACGCCCGGCACCAACCCGCCGGCAAAGCCATAGCGCGCCGCGCCCGCGTCGCTGTGAATGTCGTTGGCGTGCTGCGTCGCGTAGTTTTTGGCAACGACCGCGTAAGGTGGCAGTGTTTGCCGAAGTGTAAGGTTGGTCATGTTGATGATCGGAACAGTACCGCGCGCGTGAGCAAGCGGCGCGTTGAAGTTTGCGTCAATCAGGCAGGCTTGACGCGCCACTTGCTCACGCGCGCGGTACCGCCTCAGCTTCAGGCCGGTAAAACAGTGCCAACTGCCCGCCTGTATGCCAGAACAGTACTGTGTCATCGGCCGTCAACTTCCCTTGCCTGATCCAATCCAACAGCCCAGCCATTGCTTTGGCCGAATAAACCGGATCGAGCAGCAACCCCTCCGTGCGCGCTGCCAATTCGAGCGCCGCGACTGATTCAGGCGAATCTACGCCATAGCCCGGCCCAACGTATTGATCCAGCACCGTCGCCTCGCCGCGCAACGGCGCGCCCAACACCTCACCAACACCAGCGATGATCGTGGCGACTTCCAAAGCAATCGCCTCGGCGGGATCGTCCGCGCTGACGCCGATGACTTGCGCGTCCAGGCCGAAAAGCTGGCAACCGGCGACGAGACCCGCTTGCGTGCCGCCCGATGAACTGGAATGAAAGAGGTGCGTGATGCCAATGCCTAGAGATTCGAGTTGCGCTTGCGCCTCAGCCACCGCGCGCGCAAAGCCGAGCGCGCCGAGCGGGATCGAAGCGCCCAGTGGAATTTCGACGACGCGCTTGCCTGCCGCGCGAAACTGTTCAGCCACTGCCGCCATTGTGCTGCGGCGTTCGTCGCGGCTGCTGACGTGATGAATTTCAGCGCCGTAAAACCTGTCCGCCGCCAGACTCGCCGGCTCCCAACCTTCGTGCCCCACCGCCGCCGCATTCAGCACCAGCCCGCAACGCAAGCCCAGCCGCGCGCACATCGCCGCTGTCACGCGGGCGTGATTCGATTTCTCGCCGCCGATGGTGATTGCCATATCCGCGCCGTCGGCTTGCGCTCGTGCCAACACGTATTCCAGCTTGCGCACCTTGTTGCCGCCGAAGCCGGGGCCGCTGTAATCATCGCGTTTGACGAACAGGCGCGGCGCACCCGCGCCCAACGCCGCCCGCAAGCGCGGCAACTCTTCCAACGGCGTCGGGTAATAGCCGTACTGCAAACGCGGGATGGCATTGAGCCGCGCGATTGCTTCGGCAAAGTTTGGTTGTTCCATCCAAGGCTCCTCGAAAAGTACAGCGGACTGTTAGTCCGCTGGCGGTCTCAGCCATTGTACGACTGGCCGAAACTGCCAGCAGACTGATAGTCCGCTGCACAGCCCCTCTTATGCAGCCAGACTGCGCGTGACCCAACCGTGATGCTGGCGCGCGTGATCGCCGTTGACGGCCAGGATGCCGCCAACCGTGCCGTCGGCCCAGGGCGCATCGGGCACGCGCTGTTGCAACTCGTCGTCGGTCAGTTCGGCCAACAGCGCCAGCGTTTCGGCGCGCACGCGCTGGCCCAGCGCGACGACTTCGCTGAAGCTCTTGCCGCGCTGTTCGTTGACCCAGGTTTCGTTCAGCGCGTGAACGCGGGCCATGATCTCGGGCAACTCGGCCCTCGTGCCGTCGGCGTTGCGCATAAAGCTGATGGGCTGTGGGTCGCCCGCGAGATACCGCCGGATCAGGGCGTTGAAGACGGTCTCGATGCCGGCCAGATGCGCCAGATGATCGAGCGCGCTCCATTTTGTATCGGGTTGGTCGCGGCTGACGCTGATGCCGCGTGTCAGGTCGTCGTGCGAATACGCGGCCCAGGTTTCCAGCGTCCAGGCGCGGTCGCGGTGGAGTTTGAGTTCGAGTTCGGTGCGGGTCATTTGTTGCTCCGTTCTTGTTCGAGTTGAGTTTTTGAAAGGAGCATCAAGCTATCACAGCCCAGCGCACGGCAACAATTCATTCGTCAAAACCCGCCTGCGAAATGCCATTGTTCATCCTATCGAATTCAGCCAGCCAAGTTGTACAATGCGCCCCGCAGTATTTAACCGGAGGTGATTGCAGTATGTCAGTCCAACGCAACGATTGGTCGCTCCAGCGCAAGGGCATCATTGACCAGGATCGTCACAAAGAGCGCATCAAAGACGCCATCAAAAAGAATCTCGGCTCCATCGTCTCCAACGAATCCATCATCCTGTCGCGCGGGCGCAAGACGGTCAAAGTGCCCATGCGCGCGCTGGATGAATACAAATTCCGCTTCGATCACCGCAAACGCAAACAGGTCGGCCAGGGCGACGGCAACACCCAGGTCGGCGATGTCATCGGGCGCGAAGACGGCCAGGGCCAGGGCCAGGGGCCAGGCGAAGCAGGCGATCAGCCAGGGCAGGATTATTACGAAGCCGACGTCAACATTGACGAAATCGCCGCGCTCATCTTTGAAGACCTGCATTTGCCGTACCTCGAAGAAAAGGCCAAGCAGGCCGTGCAGGCCAAGACCACCAAGTTCACCGAAATCCGCCGCACCGGCGTGCTCTCGAACCTGGACAAGCGCCGCACCATCCTCGAAAACATCCGCCGCAACGCGCGCGAAAAAGGCCAGGCCAGCATCGGCGGGTTCAAGAAAGAGGACATGCGTTTTAAGAGTTGGGAGGAAGAGGTCAAATACGAATCGAACGCCGTCGTGATTGCGATGATGGACGTGTCGGGTTCGATGACCGAGTTCAAAAAGTACATCGCGCGCAGCTTCTTTTTCTGGATGGTGCGGTTTCTGCGCACCAAGTACGACGCGGTCAAAATCGTCTTCATCAGCCACCATACGGAGGCCAAAGAGGTCACCGAAGAGCAGTTCTTCACGCAGGGCGAATCGGGCGGCACGGTGGTCAGTTCGGCCTACAAACTCGCGCTCGACATGATCGAAGAGCGCTTCCCCGCGCGCGACTGGAACGTCTATCCGTTTCACTTTTCAGATGGCGACAACTACTACTCCGACAACGATGACGCAGTGAAGCTGGCGGACAAGCTGATCGAGGTTTGCAATCTGTTCGGTTACGGCGAGATTGGCGAAGAAGGCCTGGGCAGCTATCGCCGCAGTTCCGGCGCGCTGCTTTCGATTTACAACGACCGGCTGAAAAACAAGGAACGCTTCATCGGCGTGCGCATTGACGACAAGCAGGATGTGTATCCGGCGTTGAAAGAGTTTTTTGGGAAGCGCGGGATTGAGGCATAGCCCAAAGAAGAGATTACGGAACAGACGGAAATAACAGAACATACGGAAGGGCTTAAATCTTGTCTGCCCATTCCGTCTGTTCCGTAATCTCTTTTTTCTTCGGCCTATCCACCAATACAGGACATCGTGCGCAACGGCTGCACAAACTCAGGATCGTTGATGTGATGGCGGTCTTCTTTTTTCTCGATGGTGGCGACGATGAAATCGAGCAACTCTTCGATGGGCGCGCCGCGCCGCAGCAGGGCTTTGATGTTGTGTTCGACGGTTGAGAACAGGCAGGTGCGGATCATGCCGTCGGCGGTCAGGCGGATGCGGCTGCAATGCCCACAGAACGGTTGCGTGACCGGGTTGATGAAGCCGACTTCGCCCGGCGCGCCATCGGCAAAACGCCAACGCCGGGCGGTCTCGCTGAGATTGCCTGACACGACGGGTTCGAGCGGGTAAACGGCGTTGATCTTTTGCCGGACTTCCTCGCCCGGCACGATCATTTCGCGCCGCCAGACTTTGCCGTTGTCGAGCGGCATAAATTCGATGAAGCGCACCTGGACGCCTTTGTCTCGGGCAAACGCGGCGAAGCTGACGGCTTGATCGTCGTTGATGCCGCGAATGACGACGCTGTTGACCTTGACCGGCGCAAGTCCGGCTTCCAAGGCGGCGTCAATGCCGTCCAGCACCTGCTTCAGTTCGTTGCGCCCGGTGAGCAAAGCAAAGCGTTCAGCTTCGAGCGAATCCAGGCTGATGGTGATGCGTTGCAGGCCCGCGTCCTTTAACGCCTGGGCGCGGCCTCGCAGGAAATGCGCGTTGGTGGTCATGGCTAAATCCGCAAGGCCTTCGATACGGGCCAGCCGTTCGATCAGGCTTTCGAGATCGCGCCGCACCATCGGCTCGCCGCCCGTCACGCGCAATTTGTTGACGCCCAGGCCCACAAAGATTTCGGCTAGTTGGATAATTTCCTCGTAGCGCAAAATTTCCGGCTTGGGTTTCCATTCCATCGCCTCGGTGGGCATGCAATAGAAGCAGCGAAAATTGCAGCGGTCGGTGATCGAGAGGCGCAGATCGCGAATGGCGCGCCCGTAACTGTCTTTTAAGCGGATCGGCAAAATCATAGAAGTCTTCTTTCTGCTTACCTTTTGTGAAGTCGCATTCTAACAGCCACTGGCGTTCCCGCAACAATCATTGCGAGTGCCTTGGTTAGCTGATTTTTTTGGCTGACATCGCGCGGGCCTGTGCTATATTCCGCGCCATCAAATCTCCCACGTCTTGTAATCACGCCCCGAAAATTTGAAAACCTAACACGACGAATCCGATCAACATCCTGCATCCCTGCTGCATCAGGTTCGCCGTAATGCGACTACGCACGTCAATTCATTTTTAACACCAACTACGTCTGCCGTATCACGCCCCAACGTGCGGGCGCTTCACCTGACTTGCCTCGACGAACGGCGAGCGGAAGCCCTAAGGGAGCTACAAACGTATGCAAAGATCATCGCAACCATTTATTCAACGTGTCACCGTCCTCTTGCTGGCGCTTTGCGCCGGTTTGCACTGGGCCGGCGGAAGCCTGGCGCAGCAAGATAAAACGCTTGAAATTCAGGGCGCTATTCAAGTGCTGCCGTCCACGGCGGGCTTTATCGGCGAATGGACTGTCAGCGGCAAAAAACTCAATGTCACGGACAAAACGCGCATCAACCAGGAGCGCGGCGCGCCCGCCGTCGGTGCGATTGTCGAAGCCGAAGGCACGCAAGGCGTCAACGGCGTGATCAACGCCACCCTGATCGAAGTCAAATTCCGTCCGGGCATAGCGCTGCCCATCGAATTCAGCGGCGCGATTGAAACACTGCCCAGCGCCCCCGGCCGCATCGGCGACTGGAAAGTCGGCGGCAAAACAGTGCACGTCACCCAAACCACCAAATTCCTGCCAACCGATGGCAATTTCGCTATCGGGGCCGAAGTCATCATCGTCGGCGCACAGATGAATGATGGCTCGATTGGCGCGCTCATCATCACGCTCAAACCAACCAGCGGGCCGAATACGCAGGTCAAATTCTCCGGCCTGGTTGAAAAATTGCCGAGCACCACCGGACGCCTCGGTGATTGGACGATCAGCGGCCGTCTGGTGCACGTGACGGCGACCACACAACTCAACCAGGAAAAAGGCGCCGCCGCCGCCGGCGCGCTGGTGGATGTCGAAGGCATTAAATTGGCTGATGGCTCGATCAATGCCACTAAAGTCGAAGTCAAACTCAATCCCAGCACCCTGCCGACGGCTGTCCGCTTTGACGGCACGATTGAAACGCTGCCCAACAGCACCGGCCAAATCGGCGCGTGGAAAGTCAGCGGGCGCATGGTCACGGTGGATAGCAAGACGAAAATCGTGCCCAACCTCGCGGCAGTCAAGATCGGCGCCGAGGTCGAAGTCTTTGGCACCCGCGTCGGAGATGGCCCGGTGACGGCGCTCGCCATCGAAGTCGAAGACCCGACCGAATCGAATCCCAACTTTGTGCGCTTCCAGGGTCGCATCAAGACGCTGCCCGCCGCCGCCAATCTCCTCGGCGATTGGAACGTGGATGACAAGACCGTCACGGTCGTGGCGGCCACCAAACTCAATCAGGAGCATGGACAGATCGCTGTCGGCGCCTTCGTCGAGGTCAGAGGATTGAAACAGGCCAGCGGCAAGATCGAAGCCATCGAGATCGAAGTCAAAGTGGGCGTGCCGACCGGCTTTATCGAATTCAAAGGCGTGATCGAAACGCTGCCCGCCGCCGCCAACAAAGTCGGCGATTGGACGGTCAGCAAACGCACCATCCACGTGACCGACAAAACCGTCATTGACCAGGAACGCAAAACTGTCGCCGTCGGCGTCTTTGTCGAAGTCAAAGGCAACCTGCGCGCGGACGGTTCGATTGATGCCGTCGAAATCGAAACCAAGGCCGAACCCGGCACCGACGTCTTCGTCAGCTTCATCGGCACGATCAAGGAATTGCCCACGGCCACCGCCACCACGACCAAGATTGGCGATTGGAAGGTGGACGCGCGCACCGTCCATGTGGTCGCCGCCACCAAGCTTGACGAAAGCAAAGCCAAAGCCATCGTCGGCGCGACCGTGCATGTCAAAGGCACGCTGCGCGCGGATGGTTCGGTGGACGCGCAATCCATCGAAGTCCGCGCGGCCACCGGCGGCACGACCCCGCCCAGCTTTGTCGAATTGATGGGCAAGATCACCGCGCTGCCCAACAGCGCCGTGTTGGTCGGCGAATGGAAGGTTGACGACAAGGTCGTGCGCGTCAGCACGCACACTGCCATCAATCGCGAAAAGGGCGCAGTCACCGTCGGCGCGACTGTCAAAGTCAAAGGCGTACAAACCGGCACGAATCCGATTGAGGCCTTCTTTATCGAAGTCGTGACCCCGGCGGCCACCGCCAATTTTACGGCGTTCTCGCAATTGGTTTCGGTCAACGCCAGCGATTACACGCCGGAGGCGACTAGCGATTCGATTGTCGCGATTTTTGGCAACGGCATGGCGCGCACCACCGCTGCTGCCGCGACCTTGCCCTTGCCCATCGAATTGGGCAACGTCAGCGTCAGCGTGGATGGCAAACCGGCGGGATTGTTCTTCGTCTCGCCGACGCAACTCAACATCCTCGTGCCCGCTGGCTTGCTGCCGGGCAAGGCTCAGATCGCCATCGAACTCAACGACGAAGTGATCGCGCTCGGCGTGCTCACGGTCAACGAAGTTGCGCCCAGCCTGTTCACCGCTGATGCCAGCGGCAAAGGCATTCCGGCGGGCGTCGCCTTGCGCACCAAGAGCAACGGGCAACAAAGCTACGAGGCGTTGGCGCGCTTCGAGAGCGGCAAGGCTGTGCCGGTGGTGATCACCCGCCGCAGCGGCGAGAGCGTTTACCTGCTGCTTTTCGGCATTGGCATGCGCACCGCGCCTGACAGTGACGGCAACGTCGGCAACGGCATCGCCGAAAACGTCACCGTCACCATCGGCGGCGTCAGCGTACCGGTGCTCTATACGGGCCGCGCGCCTGGTTTCGCCGGGCTGGATCAACTCAACGTGCAACTCACGGCGGCGGTTCCGGCGGGCAATAATCTGCCGCTGGTCGTCAAGGTTTATGATGGCAACGGCAATCTGCTGTCGGCCAATACCGTGACCATCTCCGTGCAATAAACCAGGCTGGTTCCCCAACTACCCGTCAAACGAGGCGGGGCGCTCCCAACGCTGGAAGCGCCCCGCCTCGTTTGTTTTTACCTGCCATTTGCTCGCCGCCGCCAAACTTGGGGCTATTCATCGCCGGTTCATCTTCGCTGGCTAAGATGCGCGCCAGCGTCGTGTGGGGATTGTTTCCGGACAGACGCCGCACCCGGCGTGGCGCGACAACCAAGTTTGAGTGGAGCGGCGAACGGTGGGTAGGGATTAAACCATCCCTGCCAGGCTGCTTCAATGAGGATGGGCTGCGATCCGGAGGGCTTGAGCGGGCCTCCCGGATTTGCAGTTCATCCTGAGGCGGTAGACCGCCCGCCGGATACTCGTGAGCGAATCCGGCGGGCGGTCTGCTGATGTTATAGGCCCCAAATCGTCTCTACCAAAACCGGGGCCTGGAGACCAGAGGTTAAGAGACAGGCTTGCCCAGTGTAGTTTTCCCTGCTCAGCTTATTGTCCCGCTGCACCGCAGTCATTTTATCCTGGCGCCCATCTAATACAGAGTTTGGTAGTGGGTCAATGGGGAGAGAGCCACGCCGCAGATCAACGCAGACCGCCGCAGATCAATTCAATCGGCTAACAGGACTGCTCCGCGTTTTCCAGCGTTCATCCGCGGCCAGACCTCTCCTCTTTGAGCCACTACCCAGAGTTTTACGTTGTACGTTGGCTGGCACTGAGACACAATCGCGGCAACCATGAGAATCCTGTTGGTCGAAGATGAACCGCGCATGGCGCATTTCATTGCGAAAGGTTTGCGCGAACAGAGTTTTGCCGTGGACTTGGCGGCGGACGGCGAGGCCGCGCTGTATCAGTTCAGCATTAACGATTATGACTTGTTGCTACTGGATGTGATGCTGCCGCGCAAAGACGGCTACACGGTCTGCCGCGAGTTGCGCGCGCAGGGCATGAAAACGCCGATCCTGATGCTGACCGCGCGCGACACCGTGGATGATCGCGTCGAAGGGCTGGATGCCGGGGCCGATGATTATCTGGTCAAGCCCTTCGCCTTCAGAGAGCTGCTGGCGCGGGTGCGCGCGTTGTTGCGGCGCGCTGAACGCGTCCGCACAGATGTCTGGCCGGACGTTTTGCAAGCCGCCGATTTGACCTTAAATCTCAATGACCATTCCGCCCTGCGGGCAGGCCGCAAAATCAGCCTGACGACCAAAGAGTACGCCTTGCTCGAATACTTTATGCTGCACGTGGGCCGCCTGCTGACGCGCGAAGAAATCGCCGAGCATGTCTGGGATGAAAATTTCGATCCGTTCTCGAATGTGATTGATGTGTATGTGCGCCGCCTACGCAAAAAAATTGACGAAGGTTTTACGCCAGCCTTGATTCACACGCGGCGCGGCGCGGGGTATTTGTTTACGGCGGAGGCCGCCGCAGAGGCGGGCGAAGACGATGTGGAATAGCGTGCGGGCAAAATTGACGCTGTGGTACGTGCTGCTCTTCGGCGTGCTGTTGCTGGGGTCCAGCCTCTGCCTGTATGTGCTCATCGCGCGCAGCTTCCGCGAACGGCTCGACCTTTCGCTGATCAACACGGCGCAAACCGCCGCCAAACTCTTTCAGGGCGAACTAAGTGAAAATGGCGGCGACCCGCGTGTGGCCACTGGACACTTCTTCAACGAATTCAAGCCGCCGCATCTTTACGTCGCCGTCTTGCAAACGCCTCCGGCAGGCGGCCCCAAACTATTGGCCACGAATTTTGACAAAGGCACGCCGCCCTCCATTCCGGCGGGCTTGCAACCGGTCTTGCCAGCCCCGGCAATCTTGGCCCAAGCACGCCAGACACATGAGCCGCTGACGATTGAGGCCGCTTGGTTTAAGCCGGCGGGCGGGCGCATGGCGGTTTATGCTTTCAATGCCGAAGCACAGGACTTCATCATGCTGGTGGCCGAAACGCGGGCCATCAGTGCCGCTTATTTGACTGAGTTGCGGCGCATTTTTTATTTCAGCTTTCCGGTCTTATTGCTGGTGGCGGGCTTGGCCGGGTATTGGTTTGCGCAAACGGCCTGCGCCCCGATTGCGGCGATGACTGCGCAAGCGGAATTAATCAGCGCGCGCAATTTGCACGAACGTTTGCCCATCAAAAATGCCAAGGATGAATTGGGCCAGTTGGCGGGCGTCTTCAATCAATTGCTCAACCGGCTCGAAGCCTCGTTTGACCGCATGCGCGCCTTCACGGCGGATGCCTCGCATGAATTGCGCACGCCGCTCGCCATCATTCGCGGCGAAGCCGAAGTCGCCCTCGCCCAGGAACGCAGCCCGGGGGAATACCAGGAAGCCCTCACGCTCATTCAGGATGAAGCCGGTCGGGTGGCCGGGCTGGTCGAAGACTTGTTGGCGTTGGCTCGCGCCGATGCCGGACAACACAAATTGCACCTCGAAGAGCTTTACCTCAACGACCTGGTCGAAGAATCCTGCCGTTCGGTCAAGACCCTGGCGCACAAACGGCAAGTCGCCTTGCATTACGTCCCTGTCGAAGACATTCCCATGCGCGGCGATAGCGAATTGTTACGGCGCATGGTGCTCAACCTGCTCGACAACGCCATCAAATACACGCCGTCCGGGGGCGCTGTGCAGGTGCAACTGTTGCGCAATTGCAATCACGCCGAATTGCAGATCACGGACACGGGCGTGGGCATTCCCGCCGCCGACGCCGCACAGGTTTTCGAGCGTTTTTATCGTGTGGACAGAGCACGCACGCGCACGGAAGGTGGCAGTAGCGGCCTGGGGCTTTCCATCGTCAAATGGATCGCCGAAGCCCATCACGGCTCGATCACCCTGGCAAGCCAGCCCGGCCACGGCAGTACGTTTCGCGTCTCATTACCGCTGGAACAGTAGCGTTCTGCGCACAGTATGGGCCTACCGCCGCGTACCTGGCTCTCTCTCGCTGTGCGTCACTAGATCAGTTTGCGAATCAATGTACGGGATAACCGCAGAATTTTACCCAAGCCAGCAAGTCGGCTTCGGTGCTGGTCGCGAGTGCTTCCCGAATAGCTTGTTCCAAGGCTTCGGAGGTCCGCGCCTTGGCTTTACGCAAGTAGGTTTTGATCTTTGACCAGCAGCGTTCAATCGGATTGTAGTCCGGCGCATACGGCGGCAAGTATTCCCACCGCGCACGGCCAGCAGTTCGGCAAGCCCCGCGACTTTATGTGTCGCCAGGTTGTCGCAGACCACGAGGTCGCCGGGCTCCAGCACGGGCGCGAGCACTTCCGCCACATTGACCCGGAAGCTGTCACTGTCTAACGCGCCCTCCAATAACCAGGGCGCTGGGACACCCGCCAGGCGCGAGACCGCGATCAGCGTGTAGTTGCTCCCGTACTTGGCCGGCACGCTTTCGACTACCCGTTCGTTTGGCAAAGCGCGCCCATAAAGCCGGGTCAAATTCAATTGGCGGCCCGTTTCAGCGAGCCACTTGATCCCCGCACCACCCCATCCGCCGCGCGTGGCCGGAAGGCGGCGTGCTTTACAACATGCTGCTGGCCGAAGTGCCGGGCAACGTCGGGCAATATCGCTGGCTCATCCCTGCGAATTTCCCCAGCAGTGCTTTCGTGCGCTTTATGGTGACGGCCACCGACGCCACCAATCGGGTCGGGCTGGATTATTCCAAGCAAGACTTCCGCGTCAGCACGACACCCTGATTCGAGTTCGAGTTTCTAACCCGATACACCTGGTATCGCGTTAGCCCCTGCACCACTCCAAAAGACGCAACCGGATGACTCGCATCCCTGATGGGCGCCGGTTGCGTCTTTGGTGCTTTCTTGCTTTGACAGCTTCAGCCATTGTTATCCCGCCTTGTTACTCAGTTTCCCAAAATGGCTTGAATTGTTGCACCAAAATCACTTGAGTTATTCAGCCAACTTCTATTACAAGAATAATTG contains:
- a CDS encoding ATP-dependent helicase; amino-acid sequence: MRKFIIKSEQAKPSVINYRDVLNAEQRAVVMAGKGPLLVIAGAGSGKTRTATYRVARLIEAGVAPGRILLVTFTNRAAREMLGRVETLLHAETRRVWGGTFHSLGNRILRRHAASLGYESNFSILDAEDAKDMVETCIEEAAIDTRARRFPKGEVLSGLFSYATNTDTPLEQLIAAKYPQFEPLTMQIVRVDRLYQARKLERNAMDYDDLLVNWKRLLVEKPDIAAIYQEQFEYVLVDEYQDTNKLQAEIVDLLAAKHRNLMVVGDDAQSIFGWRGANFANIFEFKDRYPDAQVFKLETNYRSSPEILMLANASVGQNRKQFPKNLQAVRPSRGFTPALVAARDAEQQAAFVAARILELRDEGVPLDEMAVLYRSHFHSLELQLELTRRGIPYDVRSGVRFFEQAHIKDVVAYLRLLVNPRDELAWKRVLKLIPKIGNATAARVWEKLAYVAEPLALVRTNELAGALPKGAQSGWGEFVELIKSLLEPDVVNQPAKQIELVLARGYLEYLQALYENAEAREEDLRQLANFAASYETTETFLSELALINTERFAPPGGTAGVDVLMGGDEDEELALSSVHQAKGLEWRVVFVLWAADGRFPSARSLRDAEGEEEERRLFYVALTRARDELYVCYPLMESERGRQSVIQRPSRFVTEVPRELFEIWSVDEELPKLEEMETPKLLN
- a CDS encoding D-cysteine desulfhydrase family protein, with protein sequence MEQPNFAEAIARLNAIPRLQYGYYPTPLEELPRLRAALGAGAPRLFVKRDDYSGPGFGGNKVRKLEYVLARAQADGADMAITIGGEKSNHARVTAAMCARLGLRCGLVLNAAAVGHEGWEPASLAADRFYGAEIHHVSSRDERRSTMAAVAEQFRAAGKRVVEIPLGASIPLGALGFARAVAEAQAQLESLGIGITHLFHSSSSGGTQAGLVAGCQLFGLDAQVIGVSADDPAEAIALEVATIIAGVGEVLGAPLRGEATVLDQYVGPGYGVDSPESVAALELAARTEGLLLDPVYSAKAMAGLLDWIRQGKLTADDTVLFWHTGGQLALFYRPEAEAVPRA
- a CDS encoding DinB family protein, with product MTRTELELKLHRDRAWTLETWAAYSHDDLTRGISVSRDQPDTKWSALDHLAHLAGIETVFNALIRRYLAGDPQPISFMRNADGTRAELPEIMARVHALNETWVNEQRGKSFSEVVALGQRVRAETLALLAELTDDELQQRVPDAPWADGTVGGILAVNGDHARQHHGWVTRSLAA
- the yhbH gene encoding sporulation protein YhbH; the encoded protein is MSVQRNDWSLQRKGIIDQDRHKERIKDAIKKNLGSIVSNESIILSRGRKTVKVPMRALDEYKFRFDHRKRKQVGQGDGNTQVGDVIGREDGQGQGQGPGEAGDQPGQDYYEADVNIDEIAALIFEDLHLPYLEEKAKQAVQAKTTKFTEIRRTGVLSNLDKRRTILENIRRNAREKGQASIGGFKKEDMRFKSWEEEVKYESNAVVIAMMDVSGSMTEFKKYIARSFFFWMVRFLRTKYDAVKIVFISHHTEAKEVTEEQFFTQGESGGTVVSSAYKLALDMIEERFPARDWNVYPFHFSDGDNYYSDNDDAVKLADKLIEVCNLFGYGEIGEEGLGSYRRSSGALLSIYNDRLKNKERFIGVRIDDKQDVYPALKEFFGKRGIEA
- the moaA gene encoding GTP 3',8-cyclase MoaA; translation: MILPIRLKDSYGRAIRDLRLSITDRCNFRCFYCMPTEAMEWKPKPEILRYEEIIQLAEIFVGLGVNKLRVTGGEPMVRRDLESLIERLARIEGLADLAMTTNAHFLRGRAQALKDAGLQRITISLDSLEAERFALLTGRNELKQVLDGIDAALEAGLAPVKVNSVVIRGINDDQAVSFAAFARDKGVQVRFIEFMPLDNGKVWRREMIVPGEEVRQKINAVYPLEPVVSGNLSETARRWRFADGAPGEVGFINPVTQPFCGHCSRIRLTADGMIRTCLFSTVEHNIKALLRRGAPIEELLDFIVATIEKKEDRHHINDPEFVQPLRTMSCIGG
- a CDS encoding response regulator transcription factor; this translates as MRILLVEDEPRMAHFIAKGLREQSFAVDLAADGEAALYQFSINDYDLLLLDVMLPRKDGYTVCRELRAQGMKTPILMLTARDTVDDRVEGLDAGADDYLVKPFAFRELLARVRALLRRAERVRTDVWPDVLQAADLTLNLNDHSALRAGRKISLTTKEYALLEYFMLHVGRLLTREEIAEHVWDENFDPFSNVIDVYVRRLRKKIDEGFTPALIHTRRGAGYLFTAEAAAEAGEDDVE